One segment of Anatilimnocola aggregata DNA contains the following:
- the rsmH gene encoding 16S rRNA (cytosine(1402)-N(4))-methyltransferase RsmH, which translates to MPIHVAVLPAEIVQWLNPQPGQILVDGTLGAGGHTRLLAERLQGAGYVLAVDRDPAAVAAAEQNLRGLNVKVAAASYLELSELLAELDVKSVNGIVLDLGLSSDQLADENRGFSFHSTGPLDLRFNPEEGEPAYRLLARLRENELADIIYQFGEERLSRRIARQIVAARLEHPVQTAEQLATLVRRCVPRSKDGIDPATRTFQALRIAVNEELKAIQIALQKLPALLAPGGRLAVISFHSLEDRLVKEAFRSDTRLNVLTKKPLTASPAELAANPRSRSAKLRVAERIAAS; encoded by the coding sequence TTGCCCATTCACGTTGCCGTCTTGCCCGCCGAAATTGTGCAGTGGCTTAACCCGCAGCCCGGCCAGATTCTGGTCGATGGCACGCTGGGAGCCGGTGGTCACACGCGGCTATTGGCCGAGCGGTTGCAAGGCGCGGGCTATGTTCTGGCCGTTGATCGCGATCCAGCGGCCGTCGCAGCTGCCGAACAGAACCTGCGCGGTCTGAATGTGAAAGTGGCCGCGGCCAGCTATCTCGAGTTGTCCGAATTGCTGGCTGAACTCGACGTAAAGAGCGTGAATGGCATCGTGCTCGACTTGGGACTATCGAGCGATCAATTGGCCGATGAAAACCGCGGCTTCAGTTTTCATAGCACGGGACCACTCGACCTGCGCTTCAATCCCGAAGAGGGCGAACCCGCGTATCGCCTCCTGGCGAGGCTGCGCGAAAATGAACTGGCCGACATCATTTATCAATTCGGCGAAGAGCGTTTGAGTCGCCGCATCGCGCGGCAAATCGTCGCAGCTCGGTTGGAGCACCCGGTGCAGACGGCCGAACAACTGGCCACGCTTGTTCGCCGCTGTGTGCCGCGATCAAAGGATGGCATCGATCCCGCTACGCGGACGTTTCAGGCCTTGCGCATCGCGGTGAACGAAGAGTTGAAGGCGATTCAAATCGCCCTGCAAAAACTCCCGGCACTCCTGGCTCCTGGTGGCCGCCTGGCAGTGATCAGTTTTCATTCGCTCGAAGATCGGCTGGTGAAAGAAGCCTTTCGGAGCGATACGCGACTGAATGTACTCACCAAGAAGCCGCTCACCGCTTCGCCGGCAGAATTGGCTGCCAATCCCCGCAGCCGCAGTGCAAAGTTGCGGGTGGCCGAACGAATCGCCGCAAGTTAA
- a CDS encoding putative molybdenum carrier protein has product MLMSLPAKPTSTIKLPAIKIVKRIVSGGQTGVDRTALEVAMAFQIEHGGWCPRGRLAEDGPIPAHFLLQETDSPRYHIRTEWNVRDSDATLILFRNAMSGGTDLTRKFAAQHRKQLLCVDLALGELSEQVVTIRSWLQQHQPAVLNVAGPRASSAPGISLQCREVLASLFRN; this is encoded by the coding sequence ATGCTCATGTCTCTTCCTGCCAAACCCACTAGTACGATCAAATTACCTGCGATCAAGATCGTCAAGCGAATCGTCTCGGGTGGTCAAACGGGTGTCGATCGAACCGCACTCGAAGTGGCGATGGCCTTCCAGATCGAACATGGTGGCTGGTGTCCGCGCGGTCGCCTGGCTGAAGATGGCCCAATCCCCGCGCATTTTTTATTGCAAGAAACCGACAGCCCGCGCTATCACATCCGCACTGAATGGAACGTGCGCGATTCCGATGCCACGTTGATTCTGTTTCGCAATGCGATGAGTGGCGGAACGGACCTCACGCGTAAGTTCGCGGCCCAGCATCGCAAACAGCTCCTTTGCGTCGACCTCGCCCTGGGAGAACTCAGCGAGCAGGTGGTGACAATTCGCAGCTGGCTGCAACAGCACCAACCGGCTGTTTTAAATGTCGCTGGTCCGCGGGCCAGTTCAGCTCCCGGTATCTCTTTGCAATGCCGAGAGGTGCTCGCCAGTTTGTTCCGCAACTGA
- a CDS encoding SHD1 domain-containing protein: MNAVRSLLPICALVIGLLAAGTREASGANTYKEGDLIEVNFLGKWWPATVVATNARGDVMAEYEFAGGNQRKAFANAAVRYQCESGAIAPVRTWSDPSGTFKTKAALLKIEGEAIVIRKPDMKELTIQVANLSTSDQSFVKSLQKKVADDISSGKKWVEPPPLETFAAGDAFSSTPAFGAQTTAITPDPLPAYLKIKQGGVAWALDNFHDRISAVIPLGGTDSWILGVVTNGFEKEFGTRLYWVSLAKQKVQQRHMLPPGEVVLDYHPKAKRLLTQSGGGVGEETAYTLWGASPVEKELKPIVKWRAEKGPSATTPWARIIDEKLVLQRADKQKYIAWDTERKQIAYRVSQESFFAPSAIISGGRKYLVLPEDERVRIIDTTNGQTLTSLPAAASVSSVALSEDGTKLAALERYSLRIWDVTNPAAAEERIAAEAIGTPFSTTMTWVGTDRLMTSDFHGSLVLFSLKRRLALWTYELDMDARPEHGATRTHEIVDRHLVYAASVRQGANHGLAVGAVQLPGPKVDEADNAVDPASLLIVKPGTAVKLDVQCGEHDAQVRTALEAEIQKNGWVRDDNATTVLTASMKQGESQTVTYRLGGFGRPVSEESVTITPYISSLNLTVDQTVAWSSGTRTGAPGMVSLREGQTLQGEVERWQKPNPGFFATVDIPDSIFDPAKRKGMGTTSVTNRGLIPK; this comes from the coding sequence ATGAACGCCGTTCGTTCATTACTCCCCATTTGTGCTTTGGTGATTGGGTTGTTGGCTGCCGGAACCCGCGAAGCGAGTGGAGCCAACACTTACAAAGAGGGCGACTTGATCGAAGTGAACTTCCTCGGCAAGTGGTGGCCGGCGACTGTCGTGGCTACGAACGCGCGCGGGGATGTCATGGCCGAGTACGAATTCGCTGGCGGCAACCAGCGCAAGGCTTTTGCGAATGCTGCGGTGCGCTACCAGTGCGAGTCGGGAGCAATCGCGCCCGTTCGCACCTGGTCCGATCCCAGCGGCACCTTCAAAACCAAAGCGGCGCTACTGAAGATCGAAGGCGAGGCGATCGTCATTCGTAAGCCCGACATGAAGGAATTGACGATTCAGGTGGCCAACTTGAGTACCAGCGACCAGTCGTTTGTGAAGTCGTTGCAAAAGAAAGTTGCCGACGACATTAGTTCCGGCAAGAAGTGGGTAGAACCGCCTCCACTCGAAACCTTTGCTGCGGGAGACGCGTTCTCTTCTACGCCCGCGTTCGGTGCACAAACAACGGCCATCACGCCCGATCCGTTGCCCGCCTATCTAAAGATCAAACAGGGTGGCGTTGCCTGGGCATTGGACAATTTTCACGATCGCATTAGCGCCGTGATTCCCCTGGGCGGCACAGATAGTTGGATTTTGGGGGTGGTTACCAATGGTTTTGAGAAGGAGTTTGGCACCCGCCTGTACTGGGTTTCGCTGGCCAAACAGAAGGTCCAGCAGCGGCACATGCTCCCGCCCGGTGAAGTGGTGCTCGACTATCATCCCAAGGCGAAGCGACTGCTGACGCAAAGTGGCGGTGGCGTGGGAGAGGAAACAGCCTACACCTTATGGGGCGCTTCGCCTGTCGAAAAAGAGCTAAAGCCAATCGTCAAATGGCGTGCAGAGAAAGGCCCCAGCGCCACTACACCCTGGGCTCGCATCATCGACGAGAAACTGGTTCTGCAGCGAGCAGACAAGCAGAAATACATCGCCTGGGATACCGAACGGAAGCAAATCGCCTATCGCGTTTCGCAGGAATCGTTCTTCGCTCCGAGCGCAATCATCAGTGGTGGTCGCAAGTACCTCGTGCTGCCCGAAGACGAGCGCGTGCGCATCATCGATACGACGAACGGACAAACGCTCACGTCTCTACCAGCAGCAGCATCCGTTTCCAGCGTTGCCCTCAGCGAAGACGGCACGAAACTGGCTGCGCTCGAACGCTATTCGCTGCGAATTTGGGACGTCACCAATCCAGCCGCGGCGGAAGAACGGATTGCCGCCGAAGCTATCGGCACTCCGTTTTCTACTACCATGACCTGGGTTGGCACCGACCGCCTGATGACTTCCGATTTTCATGGGTCATTGGTCTTGTTCAGCTTGAAACGTCGGCTGGCCCTGTGGACTTACGAACTGGATATGGATGCCCGTCCTGAACATGGGGCGACGCGCACGCACGAAATTGTCGATCGCCACCTGGTCTATGCCGCCTCGGTTCGCCAAGGAGCGAATCACGGCCTGGCAGTGGGGGCTGTGCAATTGCCTGGTCCCAAGGTCGACGAAGCCGACAACGCCGTCGATCCGGCCTCGCTATTGATCGTGAAGCCAGGAACCGCCGTGAAACTCGACGTGCAATGTGGCGAACACGATGCTCAGGTGCGAACCGCACTGGAAGCCGAAATTCAAAAGAATGGCTGGGTTCGTGACGACAATGCAACCACCGTGCTGACCGCTTCGATGAAGCAGGGTGAATCGCAAACGGTCACTTATCGTCTGGGCGGGTTCGGCAGGCCGGTCTCCGAAGAGTCAGTTACCATCACTCCCTATATCTCGTCCCTGAACCTGACCGTCGATCAAACGGTAGCCTGGTCGTCGGGGACTCGCACCGGTGCTCCCGGAATGGTCTCACTGCGCGAAGGGCAAACCCTGCAAGGCGAAGTGGAACGTTGGCAAAAACCTAACCCTGGCTTCTTTGCCACGGTTGATATTCCGGACAGTATCTTCGATCCGGCCAAGCGCAAAGGGATGGGTACTACGAGTGTGACGAACCGTGGCTTGATTCCGAAGTAA
- a CDS encoding 3-keto-disaccharide hydrolase, with protein sequence MRYFASLLLAAIGLVATLQAEDKKSDWVQMFDGKTWDGWKIAENEKSFSIKDGAIVAHGTRAHAFYTANDKPFKNFEFKCEVQTKTNSNAGIFIHTQWQEKDWPKIGYECQVNNSYNKDPQKTGGLYNTVKVLEAPAKDDEWFTYYIKVDGKHVMVKINDKTVVDFEEPADKSGTIKLSEGTFALQAHDPGSTVMFRNLQVRRLP encoded by the coding sequence ATGCGTTACTTTGCCTCCCTACTCCTGGCCGCCATCGGCCTCGTTGCGACCCTTCAAGCCGAAGACAAAAAGTCGGATTGGGTGCAAATGTTCGACGGCAAAACTTGGGACGGCTGGAAGATTGCCGAAAACGAGAAGAGCTTCTCGATAAAGGATGGCGCCATCGTCGCCCATGGCACGCGCGCTCATGCGTTTTATACGGCCAACGATAAACCGTTCAAGAATTTTGAATTTAAGTGCGAAGTGCAAACCAAGACCAACAGCAACGCGGGCATTTTCATTCACACCCAGTGGCAGGAAAAAGATTGGCCGAAGATCGGCTACGAATGCCAGGTAAACAACAGCTACAACAAAGACCCGCAAAAGACGGGTGGCCTATACAACACGGTAAAAGTGCTGGAAGCTCCCGCCAAGGATGACGAGTGGTTCACGTACTACATCAAGGTCGACGGCAAACACGTAATGGTGAAGATCAACGACAAGACCGTGGTCGACTTCGAAGAGCCCGCCGACAAGTCGGGTACGATCAAGCTCAGCGAAGGAACCTTTGCTCTGCAAGCTCACGACCCAGGCAGCACCGTAATGTTCCGCAATTTGCAAGTTCGCCGCTTGCCGTAA
- a CDS encoding Ldh family oxidoreductase, protein MPVITPAALEKFAENLLLAGGASAEEATVTARSLVDSNMRGYDSHGVMRLPYYIQAIKDGEVISGAPLTVLDEGPSRVVADANWGVGQVQGVRMLKMLAEKAHKSGQAIGTMTHCGHIGRLGEYCELAAAEGLVTLLMVNSHGAAVRVAPPGGKSPRLSTNPLAIGVPHKDSPLVLDFSTSATAEGKVRVKKIAGEKVPEGWLLDCEGKPTTDPNTLYGNPPGSILPMGGTQGYKGFGLGLMIEIFTGAISGGVTARPELYPKKGNCVFMMVIDPGLYGGASHFKAEVEQLCEYIRSCPRMDGCEEIMLPGDPERKLYERRKASGLSLDAENWNALTAAAQKLNVAVPQVA, encoded by the coding sequence ATGCCCGTCATCACACCTGCTGCGCTCGAAAAGTTTGCTGAGAACCTGTTGCTCGCCGGAGGTGCTTCTGCCGAAGAAGCCACCGTCACTGCGCGAAGCCTTGTCGACTCCAACATGCGAGGCTACGACTCGCACGGTGTGATGCGGTTGCCGTACTACATTCAGGCCATCAAGGATGGCGAAGTCATCTCAGGCGCTCCGCTAACGGTGCTCGACGAAGGGCCGAGCCGAGTTGTGGCCGATGCCAACTGGGGCGTCGGTCAGGTGCAGGGCGTGCGGATGTTGAAGATGCTTGCCGAGAAGGCCCACAAGAGCGGGCAGGCCATTGGCACCATGACTCACTGCGGGCACATTGGTCGCTTGGGCGAATACTGCGAACTGGCTGCTGCCGAAGGGCTCGTCACGCTGCTGATGGTGAACTCGCACGGCGCTGCGGTGCGCGTGGCTCCGCCCGGTGGCAAGTCGCCCCGCTTGAGCACCAATCCTCTCGCCATTGGTGTGCCGCACAAAGATTCGCCGCTGGTACTCGACTTTAGCACCAGTGCCACTGCCGAAGGCAAAGTGCGAGTGAAAAAGATTGCCGGCGAGAAAGTTCCTGAAGGTTGGCTTCTCGACTGCGAAGGGAAGCCGACGACCGACCCGAATACGCTGTACGGCAATCCGCCAGGCTCGATTTTGCCGATGGGCGGAACGCAGGGCTATAAGGGCTTCGGGCTTGGTCTAATGATCGAGATCTTCACCGGGGCGATTTCTGGCGGCGTGACTGCCAGGCCGGAACTCTATCCCAAGAAGGGGAACTGCGTGTTTATGATGGTCATCGATCCGGGCCTCTATGGCGGTGCTTCGCACTTCAAGGCGGAGGTGGAGCAGCTGTGCGAATACATTCGCAGTTGCCCACGGATGGATGGTTGCGAAGAGATCATGCTTCCTGGCGATCCCGAGCGCAAGCTCTATGAACGGCGCAAGGCTTCCGGCTTATCGCTCGATGCTGAAAACTGGAACGCCCTAACCGCTGCTGCCCAAAAGTTGAACGTCGCCGTGCCGCAGGTCGCGTAG
- the hemQ gene encoding hydrogen peroxide-dependent heme synthase, producing MSHGHGRPPAAEPIPISLEPKEGWHCTHLYYRFDRGVLAGMSAEQIARGKEELIAALNPEGPNASARLQTSVVSGQKADFGLMLMDANPLKIDAVQQALVSGSLGPALVPTYSFVSITEISEYVSSVEQYGKRLIAEGDTEGSPTYQAKMKAYGDRLPLMNKQRLTPEFPPYPATCFYPMNKKRKVGENWFLLPFDERNRQMAEHARSGMEFAGKVSQLITVGLGLDDWEWGVTLWAKNPQFLTEIVYRMRFDEASARYAEFGPFLVSYIMTPAEMLAHCRIGT from the coding sequence ATGTCACACGGTCACGGTCGTCCTCCGGCAGCAGAACCCATTCCGATCAGTTTGGAGCCCAAAGAGGGCTGGCACTGCACCCATCTTTACTACCGGTTTGACCGCGGGGTGCTCGCTGGCATGTCGGCCGAGCAGATCGCCCGGGGCAAAGAAGAACTCATCGCGGCACTGAATCCAGAAGGTCCGAACGCCAGCGCACGGCTACAGACCAGCGTCGTCAGCGGACAGAAGGCCGACTTCGGGCTGATGCTGATGGATGCGAATCCGCTCAAGATCGATGCGGTGCAGCAAGCGCTCGTCAGCGGCAGCTTGGGCCCGGCACTCGTGCCGACCTACTCGTTCGTGTCGATCACCGAAATCTCGGAGTACGTCTCCAGCGTCGAGCAATACGGCAAGCGCTTGATCGCCGAAGGTGATACCGAGGGAAGCCCAACCTATCAGGCCAAGATGAAGGCCTATGGCGATCGCCTGCCGCTGATGAACAAGCAGCGTCTGACCCCCGAGTTCCCTCCCTATCCGGCCACCTGCTTCTATCCGATGAACAAGAAGCGGAAGGTTGGCGAAAACTGGTTCCTGCTCCCCTTCGACGAGCGGAATCGCCAGATGGCCGAACACGCCCGCAGCGGCATGGAATTCGCCGGCAAGGTCTCGCAGTTGATTACGGTTGGCCTTGGCCTCGACGATTGGGAATGGGGCGTCACGCTCTGGGCGAAGAATCCGCAGTTCCTCACCGAGATTGTCTATCGCATGCGGTTTGACGAGGCCAGTGCGCGGTACGCCGAGTTCGGGCCGTTCCTCGTCAGCTACATCATGACGCCGGCCGAAATGCTGGCCCATTGCCGCATCGGAACCTAA
- a CDS encoding SMP-30/gluconolactonase/LRE family protein, with amino-acid sequence MNLVLHRSLLLAAALIINLTSPAAHGQEPPKGEVLKFSFTESKIFPGTTRDYWVYIPQQYSPEKPACVYVNQDGVQWNAPVVFDKLITAKEMPITIGVFIQPGRVKAVNGEALDRFNRSFEYDGLGDGYARFVLDEILPEVEKKTATDGRAIRLSKEGNDRAIGGSSSGAICAFTAAWERPDAFSRVFSGIGTYVGLRGGNEYPTLVRKVEPKPLRIFLQDGSGDLNIYAGDWWMANQELERSLIFAGYEVNHVWGDGGHNGKHGTEVFPDAMRWLWKNYPEPVKAGAGSPQMKEILLPVEGWQLVAEGYKFTEGPAANGQGEVFYNDIPNEKTLKLSADGKVSTFIESSNRSNGQAFGPNGSLYAVLMGKEQVVKYDADGKATVVADGFRGNDLVVLHNGSMYVTQPGWDNKGPSQIWYISPQGEKKVVDSGLIFSNGVTVSPDHSLLYVADSRTHWVYSYQIQPDGSLAHKQKYYHLHVPDTAEDSGADGMRCDRDGRLWIATKMGLQVCDQAGRVNCIIPTPNGKCSNLCFGGEKFDTVFATCGDRVYKRKVKVSGANAWQPAFKPTAPRL; translated from the coding sequence ATGAACCTTGTTTTGCACCGTTCGTTGCTTCTGGCAGCCGCGTTGATAATCAACCTGACATCGCCGGCAGCGCACGGCCAAGAGCCCCCCAAAGGCGAAGTGTTGAAATTTAGCTTTACCGAGAGCAAGATTTTTCCCGGCACCACCCGCGACTACTGGGTCTACATTCCTCAGCAGTACTCCCCCGAGAAGCCGGCCTGCGTCTATGTGAATCAAGACGGCGTGCAATGGAATGCGCCAGTGGTTTTTGACAAGCTAATCACCGCCAAGGAAATGCCAATCACCATTGGCGTTTTTATTCAGCCCGGTCGTGTGAAGGCTGTGAATGGCGAAGCGCTCGATCGTTTTAACCGCAGCTTTGAGTACGACGGCCTCGGTGATGGCTATGCACGTTTCGTCCTCGACGAGATTCTTCCCGAAGTCGAAAAGAAGACCGCGACCGACGGCCGAGCAATCCGGCTCTCGAAAGAAGGCAACGATCGCGCCATCGGCGGTTCGAGCAGCGGCGCAATCTGTGCATTCACCGCGGCCTGGGAACGCCCCGATGCGTTCAGTCGCGTCTTCAGCGGCATTGGCACCTACGTCGGTTTGCGCGGCGGCAACGAGTATCCCACCTTGGTCCGCAAGGTCGAACCCAAACCCCTCCGCATTTTTCTGCAGGACGGCAGCGGCGACTTAAACATCTACGCTGGGGACTGGTGGATGGCCAACCAAGAACTGGAGCGCTCGTTAATCTTCGCCGGTTACGAAGTGAATCACGTTTGGGGCGACGGCGGACACAACGGCAAGCACGGGACCGAAGTCTTTCCCGATGCCATGCGCTGGCTGTGGAAGAATTATCCGGAACCGGTCAAAGCCGGCGCTGGCTCGCCGCAGATGAAAGAAATCCTGCTACCCGTTGAAGGCTGGCAATTGGTCGCTGAGGGTTACAAGTTCACCGAAGGTCCGGCGGCCAACGGCCAGGGAGAAGTGTTTTACAACGACATTCCCAATGAGAAAACACTCAAGCTCAGTGCCGACGGGAAGGTGAGCACCTTTATCGAAAGCTCGAATCGTTCGAATGGCCAGGCGTTTGGACCTAATGGCTCTCTGTACGCCGTGCTGATGGGAAAAGAACAAGTGGTGAAGTACGACGCCGATGGCAAGGCCACGGTCGTCGCTGATGGCTTTCGCGGCAACGATCTCGTCGTGCTCCACAACGGCAGCATGTACGTCACCCAGCCCGGATGGGACAACAAAGGCCCGAGCCAGATCTGGTACATCAGCCCGCAAGGCGAGAAGAAGGTCGTCGACTCAGGCTTGATCTTCTCAAACGGCGTGACAGTATCACCCGATCATTCGCTGCTGTACGTCGCCGATAGCCGTACGCATTGGGTCTACAGCTATCAGATCCAGCCTGACGGTTCGCTCGCTCACAAGCAAAAGTACTATCACCTGCATGTGCCAGACACAGCCGAAGATAGCGGTGCCGATGGGATGCGCTGCGATCGCGATGGCCGCCTGTGGATCGCTACGAAGATGGGCCTGCAAGTCTGCGATCAGGCTGGTCGCGTGAATTGCATCATTCCCACACCCAATGGCAAGTGTTCGAACCTCTGCTTTGGCGGCGAAAAGTTCGACACTGTCTTTGCGACCTGCGGCGACCGGGTCTATAAGCGCAAAGTGAAAGTCAGCGGCGCTAACGCCTGGCAACCCGCGTTCAAGCCTACAGCGCCACGGTTGTAA
- a CDS encoding sulfatase, with product MLNHSSLSLLSVAFSLAIISGATAAQPRTNVILIVADDLRPELGCYGSLAKTPHIDSLAKRGVLFERAYCQQALCNPSRSSFMTGQRPDSLGLWCNGTHFRDLRPNVITIPEVFKKNGYVTRDVGKIFHNWHTAVKGDPQSWSAPEFLHYENHGNDQPKLPGVNIADLKNHATAPKTFAYDVPDEAYFDGRVADEAIRVLKEVKDQPFFLAVGFWKPHAPFNAPKKYWDRYERTQLPKLDPRWPKNGVELARHEGQELLGPPDKRLKLTDEDVAEWRHGYFANTSYLDDQVGKFLRAVEEAKLNNTYLVFVGDHGYHLGEHELWAKTSCYELDARVPLIVVPPSGENGGSKVLSPVELIDLFPTLIAACGLTTEQKLDGKDLSPALTNATALGDTIAFTQHPRPAYYDRTPSKTPTAMGYSVKTVAARYTEWRDWNTGKVLAMELYEHASDPHELNNTSSAPADPAILQSARTALHRQFPPEVVPAKTAR from the coding sequence ATGTTGAATCACTCTTCCTTAAGCCTGCTGTCGGTCGCGTTTTCGCTGGCAATCATCAGTGGTGCAACTGCTGCACAGCCACGCACCAATGTGATCTTGATCGTTGCCGACGACCTGCGACCGGAACTCGGCTGTTATGGCTCGCTGGCGAAGACGCCGCACATCGACAGTTTGGCGAAGCGGGGCGTGCTGTTCGAGCGTGCCTATTGTCAGCAGGCACTGTGCAATCCTTCTCGCTCGTCGTTCATGACCGGGCAACGCCCCGATTCGCTGGGACTATGGTGCAACGGCACGCACTTTCGCGACTTGCGGCCGAATGTGATCACAATTCCCGAAGTCTTCAAGAAGAATGGTTACGTCACGCGTGACGTTGGTAAGATTTTTCACAATTGGCACACGGCCGTGAAGGGTGATCCCCAATCGTGGTCGGCTCCCGAGTTTCTGCATTACGAGAATCATGGCAACGATCAACCAAAACTGCCGGGAGTGAACATCGCAGACCTGAAGAACCACGCCACAGCTCCCAAGACATTCGCTTACGACGTGCCCGACGAAGCCTACTTTGATGGCCGGGTCGCCGACGAAGCGATTCGTGTGCTGAAGGAAGTTAAAGACCAACCCTTTTTTCTCGCGGTTGGTTTTTGGAAGCCTCACGCGCCATTCAATGCGCCCAAGAAGTATTGGGATCGTTACGAGCGGACTCAACTGCCGAAACTCGATCCGAGGTGGCCGAAGAACGGGGTAGAACTTGCCAGGCACGAAGGCCAGGAGTTGCTCGGCCCCCCTGATAAGCGACTTAAGCTGACGGACGAAGACGTTGCCGAATGGCGGCATGGTTACTTTGCGAATACAAGTTATCTCGACGATCAGGTGGGCAAGTTCCTGCGGGCTGTGGAAGAAGCCAAGCTCAACAATACCTACCTCGTCTTCGTCGGTGATCACGGCTATCACCTTGGAGAACACGAGTTGTGGGCCAAAACATCCTGCTACGAACTAGACGCACGCGTCCCGCTGATTGTGGTGCCACCCAGTGGCGAGAACGGCGGGAGCAAGGTGCTGTCTCCCGTCGAATTGATCGATTTGTTTCCAACACTTATCGCAGCCTGCGGGTTAACGACCGAGCAAAAGCTGGATGGCAAAGACTTGTCGCCGGCGTTGACTAACGCCACCGCATTAGGTGATACCATTGCGTTCACCCAGCATCCGCGCCCGGCGTATTACGACCGGACTCCCAGTAAAACCCCGACTGCGATGGGCTACAGCGTGAAAACCGTAGCTGCTCGCTATACCGAGTGGCGCGACTGGAACACGGGCAAAGTCCTGGCGATGGAACTCTACGAGCATGCGAGCGATCCCCACGAACTCAACAACACTTCGTCAGCGCCCGCCGATCCGGCAATCTTGCAATCCGCGCGAACTGCCTTACACAGGCAGTTTCCGCCAGAAGTCGTTCCTGCCAAAACGGCTCGTTAG
- a CDS encoding FHIPEP family type III secretion protein: MRVHVGHFGCNWAVRFRGEGLTWLVNQISPLPGLSPLSTISFFALEWVATHLQWRLAMSRRLFLQSSLALAGSASPTGALLANLSGATVGINAASSDKQSEEVRNVEPLELAIGGGLVRLFRGTPFCHIMVEIPRMRQAFAEEGIAMPLVRIRDWLTLGKLNYAIDVYGVRMAEASCGMLRNVTNDDANYATRRRIAEDQILNHLRTIVREGAYYQALK; encoded by the coding sequence ATGAGGGTGCATGTTGGACACTTTGGTTGCAATTGGGCGGTAAGATTTCGCGGCGAAGGGCTGACCTGGCTGGTCAATCAAATTAGCCCACTTCCCGGGCTCTCGCCTCTAAGTACCATCAGCTTTTTTGCGTTAGAATGGGTAGCAACTCATTTGCAATGGAGGCTGGCAATGTCACGGCGACTGTTCTTGCAGAGTTCACTCGCGCTGGCTGGCAGCGCATCACCGACGGGCGCACTCCTCGCCAACTTGTCAGGCGCAACTGTTGGAATCAATGCGGCGAGCAGTGACAAGCAGAGTGAGGAAGTTCGTAACGTCGAACCTTTAGAACTCGCGATTGGCGGTGGCTTGGTCCGCTTGTTTCGCGGCACTCCGTTTTGCCACATCATGGTCGAGATCCCGCGCATGCGCCAGGCGTTTGCTGAAGAGGGAATTGCGATGCCACTTGTTCGCATTCGAGACTGGCTAACGCTCGGGAAGCTCAACTATGCGATTGACGTTTACGGAGTTCGCATGGCCGAGGCAAGTTGCGGCATGCTGCGGAATGTGACGAACGACGACGCAAACTACGCCACTCGCCGCCGCATCGCGGAAGATCAAATCCTGAATCATCTGCGCACCATTGTGCGCGAGGGTGCGTACTATCAGGCATTGAAATAA
- a CDS encoding MOSC domain-containing protein, with the protein MSVSFAGELLAIGIAPQAKAPLELCESVEIIAGRGIVGDRYSAGKGAGQKGKIDDEQQVTLIAAEAIAAACEESGLPITHLITRRNLLVQGVPLNDLVSKTFRVGEVILRGLQPCDPCGYLEKQTFAHIKQALLKRGGLRTVVLQGGTIRVGDAVELVELPRS; encoded by the coding sequence ATGTCGGTATCGTTTGCGGGTGAGTTACTCGCCATTGGGATTGCGCCGCAGGCGAAAGCACCGCTTGAACTATGCGAGTCAGTGGAAATCATCGCCGGGCGAGGCATCGTCGGCGATCGCTACTCAGCGGGCAAAGGCGCCGGGCAGAAGGGAAAGATCGACGACGAGCAGCAGGTGACATTGATCGCCGCTGAAGCCATAGCCGCGGCGTGCGAAGAATCCGGCCTCCCGATCACGCACCTGATTACCCGGCGAAATCTGCTCGTTCAAGGCGTACCGTTGAACGATCTTGTCTCCAAGACCTTTCGTGTAGGCGAAGTCATTCTCCGCGGTCTGCAGCCTTGCGATCCCTGTGGCTATTTAGAAAAGCAGACGTTTGCCCACATCAAGCAGGCCCTACTCAAGCGCGGAGGCCTGCGCACCGTAGTGCTGCAAGGGGGAACGATTCGCGTGGGAGATGCGGTGGAACTCGTTGAGTTGCCACGCAGCTAA